A region from the Halobellus litoreus genome encodes:
- a CDS encoding DUF7350 domain-containing protein, whose amino-acid sequence MAPSPPTRSQSSRTRRAFLGSVAAGGLLGTAGCLQTLGFQRQSAWRDPPLAPDRPDAVYVPAVTEGMGMYGRATAGRYGVALTYSYPHRFWTLTGAEKSKTVVEADDDLHLMASLWDTETGMALPIDSGLAVEIRNEDGLVSQEVAYPMLSQQMGMHYGDNYPLDGAGAYEARIRIGGVSPRRTGGFEGAFESTETATIDFEFDPNQLSEISISEPENGGERGAIAPMKMDGVPVGRAPDADSLPGRHLGRGSVGDVVFEAFAVEGGDLDGRFDADPYLYVSARTRHNEIVLPMMGLEAAVTQDGETVSEARLASTLDPDLGYHYGAADGDATAIRAGDELQISITTPPQIARHDGYETAFLESGEVSMTIE is encoded by the coding sequence ATGGCACCTTCACCCCCGACACGCTCGCAGTCGAGCAGGACCCGGCGCGCGTTCCTCGGGAGCGTCGCGGCCGGCGGCCTGCTCGGGACCGCCGGCTGTCTCCAGACGCTCGGCTTCCAGCGGCAGTCCGCCTGGCGCGACCCGCCTCTGGCCCCCGACCGACCCGACGCCGTCTACGTCCCGGCGGTCACCGAGGGGATGGGGATGTACGGGCGCGCGACCGCCGGCCGGTACGGCGTCGCGCTCACCTACTCCTATCCGCACCGCTTCTGGACGCTCACGGGCGCGGAGAAATCGAAGACGGTCGTCGAGGCCGACGACGATCTCCACCTGATGGCGTCGCTGTGGGACACCGAGACCGGGATGGCGCTTCCGATCGATTCGGGGCTGGCGGTCGAGATCCGAAACGAGGACGGCCTCGTCTCCCAGGAGGTGGCCTATCCGATGCTCTCCCAGCAGATGGGGATGCACTACGGCGACAACTACCCGCTCGACGGCGCGGGTGCCTACGAGGCGCGGATACGGATCGGCGGCGTTTCACCCCGCCGCACGGGCGGTTTCGAAGGGGCGTTCGAGTCGACGGAGACGGCGACGATCGACTTCGAGTTCGATCCGAATCAGCTCTCGGAGATCTCGATCTCCGAACCCGAGAACGGCGGCGAGCGCGGCGCGATCGCCCCGATGAAGATGGACGGCGTGCCCGTCGGTCGCGCGCCCGACGCCGACTCTCTCCCCGGACGACACCTCGGACGCGGGAGCGTCGGCGACGTCGTCTTCGAGGCCTTCGCGGTCGAAGGAGGGGACCTGGACGGCCGGTTCGACGCCGACCCGTACCTGTACGTCTCCGCGCGGACGCGGCACAACGAGATCGTCCTCCCGATGATGGGTCTCGAAGCGGCGGTGACCCAGGACGGTGAGACGGTCTCGGAGGCCCGGCTGGCGTCGACGCTGGACCCCGATCTCGGCTACCACTACGGCGCCGCCGACGGCGACGCCACTGCAATCCGCGCGGGCGACGAGCTGCAGATCTCGATCACGACCCCGCCGCAGATCGCCCGCCACGACGGCTACGAGACGGCGTTTCTGGAGTCAGGCGAGGTTTCGATGACGATCGAGTAA
- a CDS encoding NADPH:quinone reductase codes for MRAVRFHEHGGPEVLTVDEVDDPVPDHGQVLVDVEAAAVNPVDTYFREGEYSVPHLPFIGGSDVAGTVAAVGDGVEAFAVGDRVFGTGLGNGMPGSYAERVAAPADVLAHLPEEVAFDDAAALALVGTTAWQGLVHHAGTEPAETVLVHGGSGGVGHVAIQLAETMGARVLATASPEHADELDALGASEVLDYARDDLAEAVADAGGADVIVDLHMDRYLQFNADVANVGARVIGIGNDTSSGGFDDIGVTKGKEIRYQFMSMYNADDIGAVLTRLADLCARDEVSPVIHETYDLEATGEAQRAVLEDSFVGKLVLTP; via the coding sequence ATGCGCGCAGTCAGATTCCACGAGCACGGCGGTCCCGAGGTACTGACGGTCGACGAGGTCGACGATCCCGTCCCCGATCACGGACAAGTACTCGTCGACGTCGAAGCCGCCGCGGTGAACCCGGTAGACACCTACTTCCGCGAGGGCGAGTATTCCGTCCCGCACCTGCCCTTCATCGGCGGATCGGACGTGGCGGGCACCGTCGCCGCCGTCGGCGACGGCGTCGAGGCCTTCGCCGTCGGCGACCGCGTGTTCGGCACGGGGCTGGGCAACGGGATGCCCGGATCGTACGCCGAGCGGGTCGCCGCGCCCGCAGACGTCCTCGCACACCTTCCCGAGGAGGTCGCCTTCGACGACGCCGCGGCGCTCGCGCTCGTCGGGACGACGGCCTGGCAGGGGCTCGTCCACCACGCCGGCACCGAACCCGCCGAGACGGTGCTCGTCCACGGGGGCAGCGGCGGCGTCGGCCACGTCGCGATCCAACTCGCGGAGACGATGGGCGCGCGCGTCCTCGCGACGGCCTCGCCCGAGCACGCCGACGAACTCGACGCCCTCGGCGCGAGCGAGGTCCTCGACTACGCCCGGGACGACCTCGCCGAGGCCGTCGCGGACGCCGGGGGCGCGGACGTGATCGTCGACCTGCACATGGATCGGTACCTGCAGTTCAACGCGGACGTCGCGAACGTCGGCGCGCGCGTGATCGGCATCGGTAACGACACCTCGAGCGGCGGCTTCGACGACATCGGCGTCACGAAGGGCAAAGAGATCCGGTACCAGTTCATGTCGATGTACAACGCCGACGACATCGGCGCGGTGCTGACGCGGCTGGCCGACCTCTGTGCCCGCGACGAGGTGTCGCCCGTGATCCACGAGACGTACGATCTCGAAGCGACCGGCGAGGCCCAGCGCGCGGTGCTGGAAGACAGCTTCGTCGGAAAGCTCGTGTTGACGCCGTAG
- the sucD gene encoding succinate--CoA ligase subunit alpha, with protein MSIFVDDDTRVVVQGITGGEGKFHTEQMIEYGTNVVAGAVPGKGGQKVAGVPVYDTVDGAVEAEDADASVVFVPPAFAGDAVFEALDTDLDLVVAITEGIPTQDMAKVNKRLSETDTRLIGPNCPGIITPGEAKLGILPGNIFESGDVGLVSRSGTLTYQVVSNLTERGLGQTTAIGIGGDPIIGTSFVDALEAFEADTETKAVVMCGEIGGEDEEQAAQFIAQNMDTPVAGFIAGRTAPPGKRMGHAGAIVSGSGTGTAQSKIDALNDAGVPVGDTPNEVAEYVEDFL; from the coding sequence ATGAGCATCTTCGTCGACGACGACACCCGAGTCGTGGTACAGGGAATCACCGGTGGGGAGGGGAAGTTCCACACCGAGCAGATGATCGAGTACGGCACGAACGTCGTCGCCGGCGCGGTCCCCGGCAAGGGCGGCCAGAAGGTCGCCGGCGTGCCGGTCTACGACACCGTCGATGGGGCGGTCGAGGCCGAGGACGCCGACGCGTCCGTCGTGTTCGTCCCGCCGGCCTTCGCCGGCGACGCCGTCTTCGAGGCCCTGGATACGGATCTCGACCTCGTGGTCGCGATCACGGAGGGCATCCCGACGCAGGATATGGCCAAAGTGAACAAGCGCCTTTCAGAAACGGACACCCGCCTCATCGGCCCGAACTGCCCCGGGATCATCACGCCCGGCGAGGCGAAGTTGGGAATCCTCCCCGGCAACATCTTCGAGTCCGGCGACGTCGGTCTGGTCTCCCGCTCGGGGACGCTGACCTACCAGGTCGTCTCGAATCTCACTGAACGGGGGCTCGGCCAGACCACCGCCATCGGCATCGGCGGCGACCCGATCATCGGCACGTCGTTCGTCGACGCACTGGAGGCCTTCGAGGCCGATACGGAGACGAAAGCGGTCGTGATGTGCGGCGAGATCGGGGGCGAGGACGAGGAGCAGGCCGCGCAGTTCATCGCACAGAATATGGACACGCCCGTCGCGGGCTTCATCGCCGGCCGCACCGCGCCGCCGGGCAAGCGGATGGGTCACGCCGGCGCGATCGTGTCGGGATCGGGGACCGGAACCGCCCAGTCGAAGATCGACGCGCTCAACGACGCGGGCGTTCCCGTCGGCGACACGCCCAACGAGGTCGCCGAGTACGTCGAGGACTTCCTGTAA
- a CDS encoding DUF6498-containing protein has protein sequence MSGPTDRPFATTALVAGFLAVVGANLLPLVGVVAWEWTLWSLLGVYWMEALSTVLLAAAKTLFAERGSPGVPGGIEPLHELREKRGGWRFHDSWPPVYPRNVPFALSILGVWAVTVIPLSAFYWLSVAPDVRLSLHLVLAIGALFVAQAADFAFEYIGEREYETVSAQQIVRTPAQLSALVLSLGLFTADAGRASGILVLLAVVLAKTALSAYRFYVEHVGTPILRLSERFLDGDDSEPPPELELPDADVRARVTVDAKPVLLGGLWAIAYGFASRVGLATLALLGLSLAAGRWVWFAVALLLALAIVAARVSSYYLRYGTVEYQRRGDRLVAYDTALDAPQWIVAVDPTTEFAVRNAVADRLLDTGTLTITGVESVDRDVQLGPVSDVDRAVEALDLPVGRTERPARNPAVIVAAGVLALFFLAVPVGLFLTPRVGDATATGIAVAFGPFLLVPVVALLWAALSRI, from the coding sequence ATGAGCGGCCCGACCGACCGCCCGTTCGCGACGACGGCGCTCGTCGCCGGCTTCCTCGCCGTCGTCGGTGCCAATCTCCTCCCGCTCGTCGGCGTCGTCGCCTGGGAGTGGACGCTCTGGTCGCTGCTGGGCGTCTACTGGATGGAGGCGCTCAGCACGGTCCTGTTGGCCGCGGCGAAGACGCTGTTCGCCGAGCGCGGCTCGCCGGGCGTGCCCGGGGGGATCGAACCGCTCCACGAACTCCGCGAGAAGCGAGGCGGGTGGCGGTTCCACGATTCGTGGCCGCCGGTCTACCCCCGGAACGTCCCGTTCGCGCTCTCGATCCTCGGCGTCTGGGCCGTGACAGTGATCCCGCTCAGCGCGTTCTACTGGCTCTCGGTCGCCCCCGACGTTCGACTCTCGCTTCACCTGGTGCTCGCGATCGGGGCGCTGTTCGTGGCCCAGGCCGCCGACTTCGCCTTCGAGTACATCGGCGAGCGGGAGTACGAGACGGTCTCGGCCCAGCAGATCGTCCGGACGCCCGCGCAGTTGTCCGCGCTCGTCCTCTCGCTCGGGCTCTTCACGGCCGACGCTGGTCGAGCCAGCGGGATCCTCGTCCTCCTGGCCGTCGTGCTCGCGAAGACGGCGCTGTCGGCGTACCGGTTCTACGTCGAACACGTCGGGACGCCGATCCTCCGACTGTCCGAGCGATTCCTCGACGGCGACGACAGCGAACCGCCCCCGGAACTGGAGCTTCCCGACGCCGACGTCCGGGCGCGGGTCACGGTCGATGCGAAGCCGGTCCTGCTCGGGGGCCTCTGGGCCATCGCCTACGGGTTCGCGAGTCGGGTCGGTCTCGCGACGCTCGCCCTCTTGGGGCTCTCGCTCGCCGCCGGCCGATGGGTGTGGTTCGCCGTCGCGCTCCTCCTCGCGCTCGCGATCGTCGCCGCGCGCGTGTCCAGCTACTACCTCCGGTACGGAACCGTCGAGTACCAGCGCCGCGGCGATCGGCTCGTCGCCTACGACACGGCGCTCGACGCCCCGCAGTGGATCGTCGCCGTCGACCCGACGACCGAGTTCGCGGTGCGAAACGCGGTCGCCGACCGACTGCTCGACACGGGAACGCTCACGATAACGGGCGTCGAGTCAGTCGATCGCGACGTGCAACTGGGGCCCGTGAGCGACGTCGACCGGGCGGTCGAAGCGCTCGACCTGCCGGTGGGACGCACCGAGCGGCCGGCCCGTAATCCGGCGGTCATCGTCGCGGCCGGCGTCCTCGCGCTGTTCTTCCTGGCGGTCCCGGTCGGGCTGTTCCTCACGCCCCGGGTCGGCGACGCGACGGCGACCGGGATCGCCGTCGCCTTCGGCCCGTTTCTCCTCGTGCCCGTGGTGGCGTTGCTGTGGGCGGCGCTCTCCCGGATCTGA
- the sucC gene encoding ADP-forming succinate--CoA ligase subunit beta, giving the protein MRLHEYQAKNVFADAGVPIPESHLATTVEEVVEAVSEIGYPAAIKAQVHVGGRGKAGGIKIATSEEEARQYADEILGMDLKGYTVEKVLVEAGVDFENELYVGITMDRGEGEPVAMVSTEGGVDIESVAEETPEAIAREHIDPAFGLHPYQARKAVYDAGIPKDVAGDVASILSTLYELYESKDASEIEINPVMITADREVVAADAVMNIDEDALFRQPDLAEMEEEAAEDDLEAKANEYGFDYVRLAGNVGIIGNGAGLVMTTLDLVDHFGGQPANFLDIGGGAKAERVANALDMVFSDENVDAVVFNIFGGITRGDEVAKGINEALESFDEIPKKVVVRLAGTNAEEGMEILNTDLVDVEATLEDAVQRAVQNAQEASQ; this is encoded by the coding sequence ATGCGCTTACACGAATACCAGGCGAAGAACGTCTTCGCCGATGCCGGGGTTCCGATCCCCGAGTCGCACCTCGCGACGACCGTCGAGGAGGTCGTCGAGGCCGTCTCGGAGATCGGCTACCCGGCGGCGATCAAGGCACAGGTACACGTCGGCGGGCGCGGGAAAGCCGGCGGCATCAAGATCGCGACCAGCGAGGAGGAGGCCCGGCAGTACGCCGACGAGATCCTCGGAATGGACCTGAAGGGGTACACGGTCGAGAAGGTCCTCGTCGAGGCGGGCGTCGACTTCGAGAACGAATTATATGTTGGAATCACGATGGACCGCGGCGAGGGCGAGCCCGTCGCGATGGTCTCGACGGAGGGCGGCGTCGACATCGAATCGGTCGCCGAGGAGACGCCCGAGGCGATCGCCCGCGAGCACATCGACCCCGCGTTCGGACTGCACCCCTACCAGGCCCGGAAGGCCGTCTACGACGCCGGCATTCCGAAGGACGTCGCCGGCGACGTCGCGTCGATCCTCTCGACGCTCTACGAGCTCTACGAGTCGAAGGACGCCTCCGAGATCGAGATCAACCCCGTGATGATCACGGCCGATCGCGAGGTCGTCGCGGCCGACGCCGTGATGAACATCGACGAGGACGCGCTCTTTCGACAACCGGACCTCGCGGAGATGGAAGAGGAGGCCGCGGAAGACGACCTCGAAGCGAAGGCCAACGAGTACGGCTTCGACTACGTCCGCCTCGCAGGAAACGTGGGAATCATCGGCAACGGCGCGGGCCTCGTGATGACGACGCTCGACCTCGTCGATCACTTCGGCGGTCAGCCCGCGAACTTCCTCGACATCGGCGGCGGCGCGAAGGCCGAGCGCGTCGCGAACGCCCTGGATATGGTCTTCTCCGACGAGAACGTCGACGCCGTGGTGTTCAACATCTTCGGCGGTATCACCCGCGGCGACGAGGTCGCCAAGGGGATCAACGAGGCGCTCGAATCTTTCGACGAGATCCCGAAGAAGGTCGTCGTCCGACTGGCCGGGACGAACGCCGAGGAGGGAATGGAGATCCTCAACACCGACCTCGTCGACGTCGAGGCGACGCTTGAGGACGCGGTACAGCGAGCGGTCCAGAACGCACAGGAGGCATCCCAATGA
- a CDS encoding CBS domain-containing protein: protein MRVSDILSSSVVTVDVDASLAEAVGRMLDADVGSAVVTDDGAPGAIVTERDVLEATRRTDEPLSAIDVRRAASAPLVTIGPSASIRRAARQMRENDVHRLVVVDGIDVVGVVSTTDLIANYTGIREAERKHADAEYEWLTREDVR from the coding sequence ATGCGCGTCAGCGACATTCTGTCGTCGTCGGTCGTCACGGTCGACGTCGACGCCTCACTCGCCGAGGCTGTCGGTCGAATGCTCGACGCCGACGTCGGGAGCGCGGTCGTCACCGACGACGGCGCGCCGGGAGCCATCGTCACCGAGCGCGACGTCCTCGAAGCGACCCGCCGAACGGACGAACCGCTGTCGGCGATCGACGTCAGGCGCGCGGCCAGCGCGCCGCTCGTCACGATCGGACCGTCGGCCTCTATTCGGCGAGCGGCCCGACAGATGCGCGAGAACGACGTCCACCGCCTCGTCGTCGTCGACGGCATCGACGTCGTCGGCGTCGTCTCGACGACTGATCTGATCGCCAACTACACCGGCATCCGCGAAGCGGAACGAAAGCACGCCGACGCGGAGTACGAGTGGCTCACGCGCGAAGACGTTCGGTGA
- a CDS encoding oligosaccharyl transferase, archaeosortase A system-associated has protein sequence MGSRSEADDGGGKSVLGIVEDWYQVPALLLVVVAMFAIRIQSYSNFIRDGEVFFSGNDGWYHYREVMYTVQNWPSTMPFDPWTGFPYGAFAGQFGTLYDQIVATIALVVGLGSPSPELVAKALLLAPAVAGALAAIPVYVIGKRLAGRLAGLFGAAVLLLLPGSFLSRTLVGTADHNAVEPLAMGLAVAGLVIALQKAASTMPVWEVVREEVVERREIDTIEEPLKWSLLAGFLTGVYIWTWPPGVVLVGIVGVFTLVKITSDVVNEQTPEPTAFVVATSMLVVAVMALLDLELLSFSTNDPSLLQPLAAASVAAAAVVLAWLARTWESADLDTSLYPAAVAGLAVVGIGVLAVLPIGVIDLVVNNLLRIVGFSAGATARTIGEAQPFIAPSSLQRYGVEAAGRISIEYGLTFFTGLAAAVWLYTRPLVKKGSNRAYGYVAGALAIIALIFLVPAVLGGVESVTGIDEQVAGLLIVSALIVGATYLTEYDADKLFIVVWAVFITSMAFTQVRFNYYLALVVAVFNAYLFGQVLGWVNLDVSAREAVDDIHGYQVLAIVASLLLILGPALAVPITVGNTQTSPAWQSAQNHNPGAVTVWDESLSWMQGNTPEEGNLGGAGNADQMEYYGTYERTDDFEYPKGAYGVMSWWDYGHWITVEGERVPNANPFQQGATSAANFLLAPNETQSEAVLTSQSTEGDQTRYVMVDWQMATPGSKFSAPTVFYNAEENVSREDFLQPLYRFDDENEGQFVGTTTVRTDRFYDSTMTRLYYYHGSAQQPSPVVVDWDPRQVQAAGGDSVTVPANPQGEQTFVRTFENISAAEAYVEEDGTAQIGGIGQYPSERVEALEHYRLAHVSNTSASNSILRTTGRNSQILGVSPQAAVPSNPAWVKTFERVPGATVEGSGAPANTNVTAQTELRIPNTNSTFTYTQRAETDENGNFEMTLPYSTTGYDEYGPENGYTNVSVRSTGPYTISSPASFQNGSIVNYQANLSVAEGDVNGDEDGAVSVELERNEQQLQIGGGSDGDSASASTSTDGTTDGSGSTDGTSGDSSSDTQSSLHAPTVETGVARAS, from the coding sequence ATGGGTTCGCGTAGTGAAGCTGACGACGGAGGAGGCAAGTCGGTCCTCGGCATCGTAGAGGACTGGTATCAGGTCCCCGCGCTCCTCCTCGTGGTAGTTGCAATGTTCGCGATACGGATACAATCGTATTCAAACTTCATCCGAGACGGCGAGGTATTCTTCTCCGGCAACGACGGGTGGTATCATTATCGGGAAGTGATGTACACAGTGCAGAACTGGCCGTCCACGATGCCGTTCGATCCCTGGACGGGCTTCCCCTACGGCGCGTTCGCCGGGCAGTTCGGCACGCTGTACGATCAGATCGTTGCCACGATCGCGCTGGTGGTCGGTCTCGGCTCACCGAGCCCCGAACTCGTCGCGAAGGCCCTCCTCCTCGCGCCAGCGGTCGCCGGCGCGCTCGCGGCGATTCCGGTCTACGTTATCGGCAAGCGTCTCGCCGGCCGGCTCGCCGGTCTCTTCGGTGCGGCCGTCCTGCTGCTTCTGCCCGGCTCCTTCCTCAGCCGGACGCTCGTCGGCACGGCCGACCACAACGCGGTCGAACCGCTCGCGATGGGCCTCGCTGTCGCGGGCCTCGTGATCGCCCTGCAAAAGGCCGCGTCCACCATGCCGGTCTGGGAGGTCGTTCGCGAGGAGGTCGTCGAACGCCGTGAGATCGACACGATCGAGGAGCCACTGAAGTGGAGCCTCCTGGCGGGCTTCCTCACTGGGGTCTACATCTGGACGTGGCCGCCGGGCGTCGTCCTCGTGGGCATCGTCGGCGTCTTCACGCTGGTCAAGATCACGAGCGACGTCGTCAACGAGCAGACCCCGGAACCGACCGCGTTCGTCGTCGCGACGAGTATGCTCGTCGTGGCCGTGATGGCGCTTCTCGACCTCGAACTGCTGTCGTTCTCGACGAACGATCCATCGCTGCTCCAGCCGCTGGCCGCGGCGAGCGTCGCCGCCGCCGCCGTCGTCCTCGCGTGGCTCGCCCGCACGTGGGAATCGGCCGACCTCGACACGAGTCTCTATCCGGCCGCGGTCGCCGGCCTCGCAGTTGTCGGGATCGGCGTCCTCGCCGTGCTCCCGATCGGCGTCATCGACCTCGTCGTGAACAACCTCCTCCGCATCGTGGGCTTCTCTGCGGGCGCGACAGCTCGAACCATCGGCGAGGCTCAGCCCTTCATCGCGCCGTCGTCCCTCCAGCGGTACGGCGTCGAGGCCGCCGGTCGGATCTCGATCGAGTACGGCCTGACGTTCTTCACGGGGCTGGCGGCCGCGGTTTGGCTGTATACGCGCCCGCTCGTCAAGAAAGGGTCCAACCGAGCGTACGGGTACGTCGCCGGCGCGCTGGCGATCATCGCGCTCATCTTCCTCGTCCCGGCCGTTCTCGGAGGCGTCGAGAGCGTTACTGGCATCGACGAACAGGTCGCCGGACTGCTGATCGTCTCGGCGCTCATCGTCGGTGCAACATATCTCACAGAATACGACGCCGACAAACTGTTCATCGTCGTCTGGGCCGTGTTCATCACGTCGATGGCGTTCACGCAGGTCCGCTTCAACTACTATCTCGCGCTCGTCGTCGCCGTGTTCAACGCCTACCTCTTCGGGCAGGTCCTCGGGTGGGTCAACCTCGACGTGTCCGCACGCGAGGCCGTCGACGACATCCACGGCTATCAGGTACTGGCGATCGTCGCCTCGCTCCTCCTGATCCTCGGGCCCGCGCTCGCCGTCCCGATCACCGTCGGCAACACGCAGACGTCGCCCGCGTGGCAGTCCGCGCAGAACCACAATCCCGGCGCGGTCACCGTCTGGGACGAGTCGCTCTCGTGGATGCAAGGAAACACCCCCGAAGAGGGTAATCTCGGCGGCGCGGGTAACGCCGATCAGATGGAGTACTACGGCACCTACGAACGGACCGACGACTTCGAGTACCCGAAGGGGGCCTACGGGGTGATGTCCTGGTGGGACTACGGCCACTGGATCACCGTCGAGGGCGAGCGCGTCCCGAACGCGAACCCGTTCCAGCAGGGCGCGACGAGCGCCGCGAACTTCCTGCTCGCGCCGAACGAGACCCAATCGGAAGCGGTCCTCACCTCGCAGAGCACCGAGGGCGATCAGACCCGCTACGTGATGGTCGACTGGCAGATGGCGACCCCGGGCTCGAAGTTCAGCGCGCCGACCGTGTTCTACAACGCGGAGGAGAACGTCTCCCGCGAAGACTTCCTCCAGCCCCTGTACCGCTTCGACGACGAGAACGAGGGGCAGTTCGTCGGGACCACCACGGTTCGGACGGACCGCTTCTACGACAGCACGATGACGCGGCTGTACTACTACCACGGGAGCGCCCAACAGCCCTCGCCGGTCGTCGTCGACTGGGATCCCCGCCAGGTACAGGCCGCCGGCGGCGACTCGGTGACGGTGCCGGCGAACCCGCAGGGCGAACAGACCTTCGTTCGGACCTTCGAGAACATAAGCGCCGCCGAGGCGTACGTCGAAGAGGACGGCACCGCCCAGATCGGCGGGATCGGGCAGTACCCGTCCGAACGCGTCGAGGCGCTGGAGCACTACCGTCTCGCGCACGTCAGCAACACCTCCGCGTCGAACTCGATCCTCCGGACCACCGGCCGCAATTCGCAGATCCTCGGCGTCAGCCCGCAGGCGGCCGTCCCGAGTAACCCCGCGTGGGTCAAGACCTTCGAGCGCGTCCCCGGTGCGACGGTCGAGGGCAGCGGTGCGCCCGCGAACACCAACGTGACGGCGCAGACCGAGCTCCGGATCCCGAACACGAACTCGACGTTCACCTACACGCAGCGCGCGGAGACGGACGAGAACGGTAACTTCGAGATGACGCTGCCGTACTCGACGACCGGCTACGACGAGTACGGCCCGGAGAACGGCTACACGAACGTCAGCGTGCGCTCGACGGGCCCGTACACGATCTCCTCGCCCGCGTCGTTCCAGAACGGGTCGATCGTCAACTACCAGGCGAACCTCTCGGTCGCTGAAGGCGACGTCAACGGCGACGAGGACGGGGCCGTGAGCGTGGAACTCGAACGCAACGAGCAGCAGTTACAGATCGGCGGCGGCTCCGACGGCGACTCGGCGTCCGCCTCGACGTCGACCGATGGTACGACCGACGGCTCCGGAAGCACCGACGGCACGTCCGGTGACTCCTCGTCCGACACCCAATCGAGCCTGCACGCGCCGACAGTCGAGACCGGCGTCGCGCGGGCGAGCTAA
- a CDS encoding sodium-dependent transporter has translation MSQRETWATRAGFILAAVGSAVGLGNIWQFPFKTSEYGGATFLVVYLVAAVGIGLPAMLAEFVIGRKSNLNAIGAFEKLNHRNWKWVGILGVGTGFWILSYYSVVGGWVLRYIGGSVTGAYFADPAAYFGQVSAGLDALALHALFMIFVVAIVASGVEDGIEKATKLMVPSIVVILGALAVWVFTLPGAAPGYSYFLSPDLSQLSLSVSFDPLPSFSGPLTEIIPFAVSQAFFSLSLGMGAMITYASYVGEDQSLFGDSVTVVVLNSAVGILAGLVVIPLLFVQGIEPGSGGAGALFVSLATAFAELPAGRVVGAVFFAVVLIAALSSAISLLEVVVSYAVDNYGARRPQVAAALGGLIFLLGIPSAWDTAWLTWFDNLAYQLLLPLSVLGVLLFIGWVYGRPAVDELLNGSSLGGGVGATWLWLVRTVVVLGVLLTLALGVQTLFFAESPAIVPPL, from the coding sequence ATGAGTCAACGAGAGACGTGGGCGACGCGGGCGGGGTTCATCCTCGCCGCCGTCGGCTCGGCAGTGGGGCTGGGAAACATCTGGCAGTTCCCCTTCAAGACCTCCGAGTACGGCGGGGCGACGTTCCTGGTCGTCTACCTGGTCGCTGCGGTCGGCATCGGACTCCCGGCGATGCTCGCGGAGTTCGTCATCGGGCGGAAGAGCAATCTGAACGCCATCGGCGCCTTCGAGAAGCTGAACCACCGCAACTGGAAGTGGGTCGGCATCCTCGGCGTCGGCACCGGCTTCTGGATCCTGTCGTACTACAGCGTCGTCGGCGGGTGGGTGCTCCGCTACATCGGCGGCAGCGTCACCGGCGCGTACTTCGCCGACCCGGCCGCCTACTTCGGCCAAGTGTCGGCCGGTCTCGACGCGCTCGCGCTCCACGCGCTGTTCATGATCTTCGTCGTCGCCATCGTCGCGAGCGGCGTCGAGGACGGCATCGAGAAGGCGACGAAGCTGATGGTCCCGAGCATCGTCGTCATCCTGGGCGCCCTCGCCGTCTGGGTGTTCACCCTCCCCGGCGCGGCCCCGGGGTACAGCTACTTCCTCTCGCCGGACCTCTCACAGCTGAGCCTGAGCGTTTCATTCGATCCGCTGCCGTCCTTTAGCGGGCCGCTCACGGAGATCATCCCCTTCGCCGTGAGCCAGGCGTTCTTCTCGCTGTCCCTTGGGATGGGCGCGATGATCACCTACGCCTCCTACGTCGGCGAGGATCAGAGCCTCTTCGGCGACAGCGTCACCGTCGTCGTGCTCAACAGCGCAGTCGGCATCCTCGCGGGACTCGTCGTCATCCCGCTGCTGTTCGTGCAGGGGATCGAACCCGGCAGCGGCGGCGCGGGCGCGCTGTTCGTCAGCCTCGCGACGGCGTTCGCCGAACTCCCGGCCGGCCGCGTCGTCGGCGCGGTCTTCTTCGCCGTCGTCCTCATCGCGGCGCTCTCCTCGGCGATCAGCCTCCTCGAGGTGGTCGTCTCCTACGCCGTCGACAACTACGGCGCGCGACGGCCCCAGGTCGCCGCCGCACTCGGCGGCCTCATCTTCCTGCTCGGCATCCCCTCCGCGTGGGACACCGCCTGGCTCACCTGGTTCGACAACCTCGCGTACCAACTGCTGCTCCCGCTGTCGGTCCTCGGCGTGCTCCTCTTCATCGGCTGGGTGTACGGCCGACCCGCGGTCGACGAACTCCTCAACGGCTCCTCGCTGGGCGGTGGCGTCGGCGCGACCTGGCTGTGGCTCGTCCGGACCGTCGTCGTCCTCGGCGTGCTGCTCACGCTCGCGCTCGGCGTGCAGACGCTGTTCTTCGCCGAGAGTCCGGCGATCGTGCCGCCGCTGTAG